The following is a genomic window from Globicephala melas chromosome 6, mGloMel1.2, whole genome shotgun sequence.
aagtcatgtaccacaatgttcactgcagctctatttacaatagccaggacatggaagcaacctaagtgtccactgacagatgaatggataaacaagatgtggcatgtatatacaatggaatattactccaatattaaataaaaagaaatgaaattgagttatttgtagtgaggtggatggacctagagtctgtcatacagagtgaagtaagtcagaaagagaaaaacaaataccgtatgctaacacatgtatatggaatctaaaaaaaaaaaaaaaaggtcctgaagaacctaggggcaggacagtaataaagacacagacgtagagaatggacttgaggacacggggagggggaagggtaagctgggactaagtgagacagtggcatggacttatatacactaccaaatgtaaaacagataactagtgggaagcagccacatagcacagggagatcagctcggtgctttgtgaccacctagaggggtgggatggggagggtgggagggagacgcaagagggaggggatatggggatatatgtgtatgtatagctgattcactttgttataaagcagaaactaacacaccattgtaaagcaattatattgcaataaagatgttaaaaaataaataaataaataacctattCCCCTGGTGATTTTGGAGCACATCAAAGtgcttacagatgaggaaacagacccaGTCCCCATTCCTTTGGGATTTAGTTCCAATTCCTGGACACAAAGTTTAAGGCCCTTTTCTAGAGGGCCCCAACCGGCCCTTCCAGCCCAGCCACCTTTCAGCAGAAGGTGTCCTCCCACGTGCCCAGAGGCCTTATTGCTAGTGGCTGAGAAGCTAAGAAGGTTTCTGAGGCCATGTCCCAACTTGGTGGGGAAATGTGCTGGAATCCATTAGTCATGTCTGCCATGGGTTTGCAGTCAGAAATGGCAGAATGAGTGCCACCCATCTACCATCCCTGCACTGTAGAAATCCCTTGTTCTAGCTAAACTGACTTCTACAGACAGTTTTGTCCAGGTCATGGTCTTTCACAGAATGCCTATGTCATCCTCTTTGTTTATTCTAAACCTGCCCAACCTTCAAGGCCAGACTGAGGAGCATCTTTTGCCAGAAGCCTTCCCTCGTGCCCCTAGGCCCTGGGGTCTCTCCTCCCTGAATCTGCACCTGCCTGGCCTCACAACAGTTGTCATAACAACACCTTGCACCACACTGGCTGTGAGCACCTCCACAGCACTCGCCTGGCGCCTGCACGAATGTCGTCAGGCACTGGGCTCTTTGGGTTCACCCTCAACCACCATGGGATGTGAGTGCTATTCATCTCTGCTTTTCAGAGAAGACACTAAGGCTCAGAAGAGCTGagtgactcacccaaggccacacagtgagtAAGGGACAGAGCCCAGGCTCAAGCTGGCTAACGGGCTTCAAGGCCGTGATGCAATCTTTTCACTGTTAGGCCACCTTCGGGGCCCACACAGCAGCAGCATTCCTCACGGGCTGAGATCAGCCTCACACACTTCTGTGGCCCCTGCTGTGGCAcagagcacagggcctggcccacagcaggAAATCAATCAACACTTACTCATCTATTGCTAAACATTTGCAAGAGGCAaagggcacagtggttaagagctccAGCCCTGGAGCCACATTCTAGTTCTGATTCAGACTTTTATAAATCGTGCGACCTGGTGCAAAGCACATAACCtcccagtgcctcagtttcctcacaacagtgtctacctcacagggctgttgtaagAGTTAATGAGTTCCTGTAAATCGCTTAGAATAATGCCAGCACAGAGGAAATATGTGTTGTCATGCTTGTTGGCTGATAGATTTCTAGTCTGGCTAGGCCTGGACCAAGTGTAAATTATAACTATTTCTCCAGTTATGATGTTGGATCTTTTAGATCCAAATACACCTGCTCTACTTTCTGTGGGTTTCCCCAGTACAATGGAGCTGTAAGAATATCTGGAGTCATAAAGTCCTGGGTTTAAGTCCAGGTTCTGCCTTCTTGGTCCCTCTGGCCCTCAGTTTTATCCTCTGTCAAATGGGTGGAAGGCTCATTGGAAggctgagagaagaacagaggtGGGACAAAGCAAAGGCTCATTCCCTGCAGCTCCTGGGCGCacgctccctccaccccaccctgtCACGTACCCACTCCCCCTTCACCCTTGGCTCCCTTACCTTCCTGTGTCCTGTGAAGAAGACGGAAAGGTGGTGCATTGAGCCACCATTGCGGCCCAGTTCCTTCTTGAGGGTGCGGGGCGAAGGCATGGCCCAGGTGGACGCAGTGCCCTCTCCATCTGAGCAGTGCAAGGTAGTGTCGGAGGCGAAGCAGGGCCCGCGGGCCTCCTGCAGCAGGCTGCCCTCGCTGTGCGTCCGGCGCCGCAGCGAGTTCTGCACGCGCAGCGAGAGGCCTCCCTCCGCACCCTGGCCCGTCTCGATCATGCTGCTGCGCTTGGCCTCACCACACTCTCCATAGTTGTCATCACTTgtgtcctcgtcctcgtcctcctctccctcctcgcCCTCCTCAGCCTCTTCTGCATCTTCCTCATCACCCGAGCTGCCCCCCTCTGCCCCTGCCTTCTGACTGTAGGTGCTATCCAGCCGGACCTCGGGGATCACGAAGTTTGGCCTGGAGGCCATAGGCGAGTCTCCTGTGGCTGCCGGTGGGTCCCCAGAGCTCGTGGTCTCCTTAGCAAGGGGCTCAGCTGCCAGGGGGTCCTGGCTCACGGGCAGGTCTTGACGGGGCAAAAGGTCCTGGGCAGGGGGCTCCTGGATGTCAGGGAGGTGTTTGCTGATTAAAGGGTCTTGGCTGGGGGAGGGTTCTTGCCCAGCAGGAAGGTCCTGGCATGGAGAGAAGGCTGGGGCCGTAGGGTGTTCCTGGCATGGTGAGGAGTCCTTGCTTGGCAAGGGTTCCTGGCCCGGAGGGGATTCTTTGCAGGAAGGTGAGTCTTTGCTGGTTGGTGATTCTGGGCCAGCAGAGGGTTCCTGGCTGGAAGAGGAGTCCTCTTTGGGTGGCAGGTCTTGTCCTGGAGGAGGATCCTGGCCATAAGAGGGGTCCTTGCTGGGTGAGGGGTCCTCAGCACCCGGCCCCTTCCTTTCCAAGGGCATCTCCCTCTTCTCATCTGCCTCTGTCTCAAACATCtgtgaaataaagagaaaatgaggaaggCTCACAAGTGGAGGCCACTGTGCACAAGCCAATGTCACAGAGATTGAAACAAAATCAAGCCCTGACCCAAACCCCACACTCTACACTGTGAAAGCCGAGGTGCCACATGGAAACCTGACAGTCCCTTTGGCGTAACTGAATGTGGGCTCCCaccctcatttccttgctggaaACTTCTGATCCATCAAAACATGGTTGGTCATTTacgggagaagagggagaggctaGTTACCATTATGTGGCTCCTACCATATGCCAGGGGCCATGGCAGAGTAAACCCCTCTTATGTAATCTTCCCAGTGGCCCTCTAAGGGGAATGTCATGGTCCCTCTGTGAGTAAGTCACTCTGTGAATAAATGAGGAGCCAGACAGCCTTTGCCTTCGTGGGCCAGAATCAAACCAAGCCCCAAGCCAGAGCGATCACCAAGTGGGAGAATCCTGGACCCAGCCGAAGGGTATCCTCTACCTGAaccaaaggttttaaaaaaactttagtgAGTCATTCAAATTAGAACTTGCTCTGAATGTTTAGCTCTTTCTGAAACTAATAAACTGGAATAAAACCAGAACTTCAAAATATTTGCTCACACCTGGACTAGACATATGTCACAGACACATGGAACCTCACTGAGGGACCATCCACCCAGTGCTTTTGAAACTGTGTTTGGAGGAACCTCAGAAGTTCCACATCCAAAAAAGGAAGCATTTCCTGCCTCACACACAACCCTCAGAACTCTTGGAGTTTTTGCTGGGTTCccgcagatttcatttgcaaaggGAAAAATGGTGCCCTTCATGGAGTGTGAAAAGCAGCTATCTCACAGGAAGCCTGGGGCTCAGAGAAAGTCAGGGGTGTCTCGGTGTCATAGCCACACGGGAAAGTCAGTCAGGCCTGGGCTAGGTTGGGTCCCTCATCACAGTTAAGGACCTAGAACTACTCAGAGCCCGGGTTTCGTCTATGAAGAGGCCACAGCACCTAGAACTAATGAAAGAGAAAGATGCCGCACATCCCTGGGAACTATACAGTTACGctcgcacacgcacacgcacgcacgcacgcacacatacgCAGAGGTGGAAGATTTCAGGGCTAAATACCTCAGCACATATGTTAAGAGGTCTTACTGTAAAGACCACAAATGCCCATTTGATCGATGAGGAAGATGAGCCCATAGAGCAGCAACTTATGCACCACTGCACAGCTGCCAGAGACTGAAAGGCTATGCCTGCAGCTGGGAATTCTTTTAAGCCCTGGACCAACCAGGCCTCACATCTGGGAATAAGTGGCCCAGCCACAGGTCGGGGCAGCTGCAGGGTGCTGCACACACGCGTCAGAGGTCACAGTGTCGTCTGGGAGCAGCAGAGCGGATGTGAAAGCCCGGTGTGGGTAAGAGCATCGTCTGGGAGGATGACAGTGAAAGTTTCTGCCCATCCACCACCCTGGGCGGTGGGGTGCAGAGAGAGTTGCTGAGCCAGGAGGGGAAGCCTCAGAGGACTCTAGGACCATCTGGCCAGGGTCTGGTTCCCAGGCACAGCCAAAGACAGGTGCCCACTCACCAGGAGGACTTCCTTCCCTGGAAATCCTGCCTGCAGCTCCAGGATGAAGACAGCTCAACCCAGGAACCCCTTGGACCTCATTGCCTCAGACCCTGGAACTTCAGCGAGCCCAAATGTCCACTGCACAGATGGGgaggctgaggcccagaaaggagcaGGGGCCAACCTAGAATCACACAACGGGGCCAGGATAAGCCAGTCCCTAaaccctctgggcctcaggctcTCCACCTATGAAATGGGATAAACAATGTACCCAAGTGACACACCAGGAGAGTAGACTATAGAAAGTCCAAAGCTCTGAAAtgagatgatggtggtggtagcCATGGTGATTAAAACAACGGCCACGAACCTCAAACAGTGACACATCTTTCCCATGGACCCCTGGAAGCAGACGGTCAGACTCCCAGAGTCGAAGCTGGCAATTGTGATGCCAGGAGCCCCAATCCAGGAATCTCATCTGGGAACCTTAGTTTGTTCCCAGGGGGTCAGAGAGACCCTCCACTGCACTGACAGGAAGACAGAGGGCCCAGCCTGGACAGTGACCTAGGGACTTGCCCCAAGGCGCCCATAAACCCaaggctaaaaacaaacaaacaaacaaaaaacccagggcTAAGCTGGGGTTAAAGCCTGGCCTCTGGCTCCTTCTTCCCAAGCCCACTTCGGATCTCAGTCCCCAGAGCAGCCCAGTCCCCTGGTCGTCTCCCACCCACCAGGGAGCCTTCTCCCTCAAGAACAAACTCCGGCAGCCAGCTCCCTGGTGCCCTACGTTCTCTCACCCCCGCCACACCCACCGCCAGACCCCTCTGTCTGGAAGGATGGACTAGGGAAGCAGCAATCGGTGCCCTTGGGGCCTGGCACTGGGCCCTGAGAGGGGAGCAGGCTGCACTTCCCCtttcctggggggtgggggtggggggctcaggTCTGTACCAGCAGTGACTGCGCTGAGCCTGCCCCCGCACCTCGCCCCTAGGGAAAGTGCAGACCCAAAACCAGAAATGCAAGTCAGCCTGCCTCTGCCAATCCTGACCTAAAGCGAGGCCAAGCCAAACAAAGCCAGGAGGGGAAGTGCCTCTGTCCCCAGAGAGGCCCCGCCCCAGGGCCGCTGAGAAACCACCCAGGACCGAGGGCTCTCAGAGCGCCCGGCCGTTCCTGCTCAGACTGCCCGAGGTGGACTTGGGTTTTGATTCCAGCGGTGTCATTTCCCAGCCGTGCAAGAAAATGGCCAAGCCTCCCGACTTCTCCGAGCCCAGCCCTGTTTCCTTACCTGGAACAGAGCCACGATATCACACCAGACTCACAGGACTAAGTTAGTGTTCTTCACAGGGCCCAGCCCCAGAGAAGCATCTGATAAAGTGGGAGCTATTATTAGTCTAGGCTTATCTtagagatagggaaactgaggtcccagGGGCTAAGGAAATTACCTAAGAAATCCGAGGCTGGTTCAGTATTAGAACTCCTGCCTCACGGCCAACGGTCTCTCCCCACTTCCTTGGACCCTTACACACAACGGTTTGGGGCCCCAGGGGTCTAGAGGGAGGGGAGCAGGCTGTGAGCACTGCTGGAGGCCCCTCGCCCAGGCCCATCTGCCACAGGGCAGACACTGGCAAACAAGGACCAGAGCTCATCGGTTCCATCCTGTGCTCCTGGACGGGGCTTGTGTGCGCACCTGAGCCGCTGTGGTCAGGCCTGTGTTCCTGGGAGAGCTAGGGTGGCATCGGGTACCTGGGGGGGAAGGGGCCTCTGAAACCTTGGGGGAGAGGGTGGCAAGGGGGA
Proteins encoded in this region:
- the RGS3 gene encoding regulator of G-protein signaling 3 isoform X8; its protein translation is MWEGNLVIWFGFSRQVSRPWGPWMFETEADEKREMPLERKGPGAEDPSPSKDPSYGQDPPPGQDLPPKEDSSSSQEPSAGPESPTSKDSPSCKESPPGQEPLPSKDSSPCQEHPTAPAFSPCQDLPAGQEPSPSQDPLISKHLPDIQEPPAQDLLPRQDLPVSQDPLAAEPLAKETTSSGDPPAATGDSPMASRPNFVIPEVRLDSTYSQKAGAEGGSSGDEEDAEEAEEGEEGEEDEDEDTSDDNYGECGEAKRSSMIETGQGAEGGLSLRVQNSLRRRTHSEGSLLQEARGPCFASDTTLHCSDGEGTASTWAMPSPRTLKKELGRNGGSMHHLSVFFTGHRKMSGADTAGDDDDASRKRKSKNLAKDMKNKLGIFRRRNESPGAQAAGKADKVTKSFKPTSEEALKWGESLEKLLVHKYGLAVFQAFLRTEFSEENLEFWLACEDFKKVKSQSKMAAKAKKIFAEYIAIQACKEVNLDSYTREHTKDNLQSVTRGCFDLAQKRIFGLMEKDSYPRFLRSDLYLDLINQKKMSPPL
- the RGS3 gene encoding regulator of G-protein signaling 3 isoform X10; its protein translation is MFETEADEKREMPLERKGPGAEDPSPSKDPSYGQDPPPGQDLPPKEDSSSSQEPSAGPESPTSKDSPSCKESPPGQEPLPSKDSSPCQEHPTAPAFSPCQDLPAGQEPSPSQDPLISKHLPDIQEPPAQDLLPRQDLPVSQDPLAAEPLAKETTSSGDPPAATGDSPMASRPNFVIPEVRLDSTYSQKAGAEGGSSGDEEDAEEAEEGEEGEEDEDEDTSDDNYGECGEAKRSSMIETGQGAEGGLSLRVQNSLRRRTHSEGSLLQEARGPCFASDTTLHCSDGEGTASTWAMPSPRTLKKELGRNGGSMHHLSVFFTGHRKMSGADTAGDDDDASRKRKSKNLAKDMKNKLGIFRRRNESPGAQAAGKADKVTKSFKPTSEEALKWGESLEKLLVHKYGLAVFQAFLRTEFSEENLEFWLACEDFKKVKSQSKMAAKAKKIFAEYIAIQACKEVNLDSYTREHTKDNLQSVTRGCFDLAQKRIFGLMEKDSYPRFLRSDLYLDLINQKKMSPPL
- the RGS3 gene encoding regulator of G-protein signaling 3 isoform X9, whose translation is MVPGPGSLNPLLTPQMFETEADEKREMPLERKGPGAEDPSPSKDPSYGQDPPPGQDLPPKEDSSSSQEPSAGPESPTSKDSPSCKESPPGQEPLPSKDSSPCQEHPTAPAFSPCQDLPAGQEPSPSQDPLISKHLPDIQEPPAQDLLPRQDLPVSQDPLAAEPLAKETTSSGDPPAATGDSPMASRPNFVIPEVRLDSTYSQKAGAEGGSSGDEEDAEEAEEGEEGEEDEDEDTSDDNYGECGEAKRSSMIETGQGAEGGLSLRVQNSLRRRTHSEGSLLQEARGPCFASDTTLHCSDGEGTASTWAMPSPRTLKKELGRNGGSMHHLSVFFTGHRKMSGADTAGDDDDASRKRKSKNLAKDMKNKLGIFRRRNESPGAQAAGKADKVTKSFKPTSEEALKWGESLEKLLVHKYGLAVFQAFLRTEFSEENLEFWLACEDFKKVKSQSKMAAKAKKIFAEYIAIQACKEVNLDSYTREHTKDNLQSVTRGCFDLAQKRIFGLMEKDSYPRFLRSDLYLDLINQKKMSPPL